One window of the Shimwellia blattae DSM 4481 = NBRC 105725 genome contains the following:
- a CDS encoding PAAR domain-containing protein, whose translation MATGYFLRIGDKTTCGGSILSGSPHHSFGGIATARNGDSVSCGKDGKIYHIAGGIPNYMIRGVAAAGTLNSRSTCPCNARFIPSLPNASYWLEDAKPVKAAPVAAPLVAAAPSPEPAKAAEPEQHAQAAKKKVEAKREPVDAGFCVLPYGAETRAYEPWLFESEPPAGTRELYRALNGADKEYKAGSILLVVDPEKQDSDQIEHMKAAKQRIDTALEPLTHKEANFLHNHYATIANFSNIADKGIGLAAEPVGKYFENIERILKEIQETYKNTYMTRGALIGEQFYVRRTQLFRELDRVLKVGFLNKGMALGEYNSLKSALGLSTKSITHKWNETGISDIDGYATHLERAAKYIKAMRYVGYVGIGFNALNSINEINEACSVGREGECTKKKYTEVGSFSGSIIGSIGGGAIGTGICTVVLGALTIEAAGAGALACGVILGTSGGYLGGEFLSDQGESLGELIYKTVGE comes from the coding sequence ATGGCAACGGGTTATTTTCTTCGCATTGGCGACAAGACAACTTGCGGCGGCAGCATTCTTTCAGGGTCCCCACATCACAGTTTTGGAGGGATTGCAACGGCAAGAAATGGTGATTCTGTATCGTGTGGTAAAGACGGCAAAATTTATCATATTGCGGGTGGGATACCCAATTATATGATTCGTGGTGTAGCAGCCGCAGGTACTTTGAATAGCCGTAGTACATGTCCCTGCAACGCAAGATTTATTCCTTCACTCCCAAACGCCTCTTATTGGCTCGAAGATGCCAAACCAGTCAAAGCTGCTCCTGTTGCGGCTCCGTTGGTCGCTGCTGCCCCTTCTCCTGAACCTGCAAAAGCTGCAGAGCCTGAACAACATGCTCAGGCTGCTAAAAAGAAGGTAGAAGCAAAACGTGAACCTGTGGATGCCGGATTTTGCGTTCTTCCCTATGGGGCTGAAACGAGAGCCTATGAGCCGTGGTTGTTTGAAAGCGAGCCACCAGCAGGAACACGCGAACTTTATCGTGCTCTTAACGGTGCTGATAAGGAATACAAAGCTGGTTCTATTCTGCTGGTTGTTGATCCTGAAAAACAGGACAGCGATCAGATCGAGCATATGAAGGCTGCTAAACAACGTATTGATACAGCATTAGAACCGCTTACACATAAAGAAGCTAATTTTTTACACAATCACTATGCAACAATAGCCAACTTCAGCAATATCGCTGATAAAGGAATTGGTCTTGCTGCTGAACCTGTCGGAAAATATTTTGAGAATATAGAGAGGATCCTGAAAGAAATTCAGGAAACGTACAAAAATACTTACATGACAAGAGGAGCTTTGATTGGTGAGCAGTTCTATGTAAGACGTACTCAACTATTCAGGGAACTTGATCGTGTACTTAAAGTTGGCTTCCTTAATAAAGGCATGGCACTCGGTGAATATAACAGTCTAAAAAGTGCACTTGGTCTGTCAACTAAATCGATAACGCATAAATGGAATGAAACGGGCATTAGCGATATCGATGGTTATGCGACCCACTTAGAGCGGGCAGCTAAGTATATTAAGGCTATGCGATATGTTGGCTATGTAGGAATCGGTTTTAATGCATTGAATTCAATCAATGAAATAAACGAGGCTTGTTCTGTTGGTCGTGAAGGTGAATGCACCAAAAAGAAATATACCGAGGTTGGTAGTTTTTCTGGTAGCATCATTGGAAGCATCGGAGGTGGTGCGATAGGCACAGGTATATGCACTGTAGTATTAGGTGCTTTGACAATAGAAGCAGCAGGAGCAGGTGCACTAGCTTGTGGTGTAATTCTTGGTACTAGTGGAGGTTATTTAGGCGGTGAATTTCTGTCAGATCAAGGTGAAAGTCTCGGCGAACTCATTTATAAAACGGTAGGTGAATAG
- a CDS encoding type II toxin-antitoxin system PemK/MazF family toxin → MDRGEIWLVSLDPTAGHEQSGKRPVLIVSKASFNTFTRLPVVVPVTSGGNFARTAGFAVSLDGAGTKTTGVIRCDQPRTIDMAARNGKRLERLPDAVVNEVLARLEAILS, encoded by the coding sequence ATGGACAGAGGGGAAATCTGGCTCGTTTCACTGGATCCCACAGCCGGACACGAACAAAGCGGGAAACGCCCGGTGCTTATCGTATCGAAGGCCTCGTTCAACACGTTCACCCGGTTGCCCGTTGTTGTTCCTGTCACCAGCGGCGGGAATTTTGCCCGTACGGCTGGTTTTGCTGTTTCACTGGATGGTGCAGGGACGAAAACAACGGGCGTTATTCGCTGTGACCAGCCCAGAACTATCGATATGGCGGCCAGAAATGGTAAGCGGCTGGAACGTCTGCCTGATGCTGTTGTGAATGAAGTGCTGGCCCGGCTGGAAGCCATACTGAGCTGA
- the cbl gene encoding HTH-type transcriptional regulator Cbl, which yields MNFQQLKIIREAARRDYNLTDVASMLYTSQSGVSRHIRELEEELGIEIFIRRGKRLLGMTEPGKALLVIAERILNEASNVRRLADVFTDNATGVLTIATTHTQARYSLPPVIKTFRERFPEVRLELIQGTPQEIETLLHNGGADVGIATERLNNDPLLVAYPWFHWYHTLLVPAGHPLVNHTPLTLEHIAQWPLITYRQGITGRGRIDDAFQRRGLIPDVVLSAQDSDVIKTYVELGLGIGLVAGQAGGEAGNPALVQLDTRHLFEANTVWLGIKRGQLQRNYVWHFIELCNEALSFEEIKRQALEPEEAVLDYQI from the coding sequence GTGAACTTCCAGCAACTTAAAATTATTCGTGAGGCGGCGCGGCGGGACTACAACCTGACCGATGTCGCCAGTATGCTTTATACCTCGCAGTCCGGCGTAAGCCGCCATATCCGGGAACTGGAAGAGGAGCTGGGGATTGAGATTTTTATTCGCCGGGGAAAGCGCCTGCTGGGGATGACAGAGCCGGGTAAAGCCCTGCTGGTAATTGCCGAGCGTATTCTCAACGAAGCCAGTAATGTACGCCGCCTGGCGGATGTCTTTACCGACAATGCGACCGGGGTGCTGACGATTGCCACAACGCACACTCAGGCGCGCTACAGCCTGCCTCCGGTGATTAAAACGTTTCGTGAGCGCTTCCCTGAGGTGCGCCTGGAGCTTATCCAGGGCACGCCCCAGGAGATAGAAACCCTGCTCCATAACGGGGGGGCCGATGTGGGGATCGCCACCGAGCGGCTGAATAACGATCCGCTACTGGTCGCTTACCCCTGGTTCCACTGGTATCACACCTTACTGGTGCCAGCCGGTCACCCCCTGGTGAACCACACCCCGCTTACACTTGAGCATATTGCCCAGTGGCCACTCATTACCTATCGCCAGGGGATAACCGGGCGTGGCCGGATTGACGATGCATTCCAGCGCCGGGGGCTGATACCGGATGTGGTGCTCAGCGCTCAGGACTCCGATGTGATTAAAACCTATGTTGAGCTGGGGCTGGGGATTGGCCTGGTCGCCGGGCAGGCCGGGGGGGAGGCCGGAAACCCGGCGCTGGTGCAGCTGGATACGCGCCACCTGTTTGAGGCCAATACCGTGTGGCTGGGGATCAAACGGGGCCAGTTACAACGTAACTATGTCTGGCATTTTATTGAATTGTGTAATGAGGCGCTCTCATTTGAAGAGATTAAACGCCAGGCGCTGGAGCCGGAAGAGGCTGTCCTTGATTATCAGATCTAA
- the nac gene encoding nitrogen assimilation transcriptional regulator NAC: protein MNLRRLKYFVKIVDIGSLTQAAEVLHIAQPALSQQVATLEGEMDQQLLIRTKRGVTPTEAGKILYAHAQAILRQCEQAQLAVSNVGNILSGQVSIGLAPGTAASSVMTPLLQAVRNNLPEVQIFLHENGGGQLNDKLLCGQLDMAVLYERAPQAGILSKPLLKEDLYLVGSGESPGKSVDLSAVAQMRLFLPRDYSAVRKRVDEAFSLRRLTAKVVGEIESLSTMAAVIASGTGVTLLPESAARSLTASTGSWMARVTTPSLTLPLSLNLSARIPLTPQAQAVKDILMALVTHPMMESRELQLVG, encoded by the coding sequence ATGAACTTAAGACGACTCAAGTATTTCGTGAAAATCGTGGATATCGGTAGCCTGACCCAGGCCGCAGAGGTATTGCATATTGCACAGCCCGCGCTCAGCCAGCAGGTGGCCACCCTGGAAGGTGAAATGGATCAGCAATTACTGATTCGCACTAAGCGTGGGGTTACGCCTACCGAAGCCGGAAAAATTCTCTACGCCCATGCGCAGGCGATTCTGCGCCAGTGCGAACAGGCACAGCTGGCGGTCAGTAATGTGGGGAATATCCTGAGCGGCCAGGTGTCTATTGGCCTGGCGCCGGGAACGGCCGCCTCCTCGGTGATGACGCCGCTGCTGCAGGCGGTGCGCAATAACCTGCCGGAGGTACAGATTTTCCTGCATGAAAACGGCGGTGGCCAGCTTAACGATAAACTGCTCTGCGGGCAGCTGGATATGGCCGTATTGTATGAACGGGCCCCGCAGGCCGGGATCCTCAGTAAGCCGCTTCTTAAAGAGGATCTGTATCTGGTGGGGAGTGGTGAGAGCCCCGGTAAGAGTGTGGATTTGTCCGCCGTTGCGCAGATGCGGCTGTTTCTGCCGCGTGATTACAGCGCCGTGCGTAAGCGGGTGGATGAGGCGTTTTCGCTGCGCCGTCTGACGGCGAAAGTCGTTGGTGAGATCGAGTCGCTCTCCACTATGGCGGCAGTCATTGCCAGCGGTACCGGGGTGACACTGCTGCCGGAGTCTGCCGCCAGATCCCTGACGGCCAGTACCGGGAGCTGGATGGCCCGCGTTACCACACCATCGCTGACGCTGCCTTTGTCGCTGAATTTATCCGCGCGCATACCGCTGACACCACAAGCCCAGGCGGTAAAAGATATTCTTATGGCGCTGGTGACCCACCCGATGATGGAGAGCCGCGAGCTGCAACTGGTGGGCTGA
- a CDS encoding very short patch repair endonuclease, whose protein sequence is MDVHSKAIRSKNMRAIGTRDTAIEKRLAGLLNQLEIAWQPQGQGLPGRPDFVITGYRAVIFTHGCFWHHHSCYLFRLPATRTAFWLEKITANARRDEQAVHQLLAGGWRVLIVWECALRGKQRRDDHWLSERIEEWLCEGGALAQIDAAGIHGAPLG, encoded by the coding sequence ATGGATGTCCACAGTAAGGCGATTCGCAGTAAAAATATGCGGGCCATTGGCACCCGGGATACGGCGATTGAAAAGCGCCTGGCCGGGCTGCTGAACCAGCTGGAGATTGCCTGGCAGCCCCAGGGGCAGGGGCTTCCCGGGCGGCCTGATTTTGTGATTACCGGCTACCGGGCGGTCATTTTTACGCACGGCTGCTTCTGGCACCACCATTCCTGTTATCTGTTCCGCTTACCGGCCACGCGCACCGCGTTCTGGCTGGAAAAAATTACCGCCAACGCCCGGCGCGATGAGCAGGCCGTGCACCAGTTGCTGGCCGGTGGCTGGCGGGTGCTGATTGTCTGGGAGTGCGCCCTGCGCGGTAAACAGCGCCGGGATGACCACTGGCTGAGCGAGCGGATAGAAGAGTGGCTATGTGAAGGCGGGGCCCTGGCGCAGATAGACGCGGCAGGTATCCACGGGGCCCCGTTGGGCTAA
- a CDS encoding GrpB family protein yields the protein MHNQDPELYALAEDYLSAIMHFEDGDPNENPWVSGKPRQLNINVDRYDPEWPRIFTREKARIISALGDVALNVVHIGSTAVPGLSAKPVIDIDLIVARPGDEHRYIPQLTSLGYIHTVREPSWYEHRMLYLDDPEVNLHVFPPSCPEHLRHLLFRDWLIRHPEDVIAYEASKLQAKNGVTTMMDYNQKKSATVRNIYHKIFTSLQNNHQQKT from the coding sequence ATGCATAATCAGGATCCTGAGCTGTATGCTCTGGCTGAAGATTATCTTAGTGCCATTATGCATTTTGAAGACGGAGACCCCAATGAAAACCCCTGGGTTTCAGGTAAGCCCAGGCAGCTTAATATTAATGTGGACAGGTATGATCCTGAGTGGCCGCGAATATTTACCCGGGAAAAAGCGCGTATTATATCTGCCCTGGGGGATGTGGCTCTGAATGTGGTGCATATTGGCTCTACGGCAGTGCCGGGGCTGTCGGCGAAGCCGGTTATTGATATTGATTTAATTGTGGCCCGCCCGGGCGATGAACACCGTTATATTCCGCAATTAACCTCACTGGGGTATATCCATACGGTTCGCGAGCCGTCCTGGTATGAGCACCGAATGTTGTATCTTGATGATCCGGAAGTTAATTTGCATGTATTCCCGCCCAGTTGCCCTGAGCATCTGCGCCATCTGTTATTTCGTGACTGGTTAATCCGCCACCCTGAAGACGTTATTGCCTACGAGGCCAGTAAGCTGCAGGCAAAAAACGGTGTCACTACCATGATGGATTACAACCAGAAAAAGAGTGCGACCGTGCGGAATATTTATCACAAAATATTTACAAGTCTGCAAAATAATCACCAACAAAAAACCTGA
- a CDS encoding PhoX family protein, with translation MSRPHKPVFKKEHRDEISNHSTNPVFSDVVDAVLSRRHFLQMGMIAGAGAAFPFLIRPENAHAAVAKPSPVAQAVALGFTSIPVSAADTVTVPRGYIARPLYRWGDAVGIRDNLPEFKFDASNTTDEQAVQAGMHHDGMAWFSLPQGADNPTHGLLALNHEYIDNGMLFKDGTASWDLDKARKGQNAMGVSVIEVKKSTDGWHVVRPSAFARRITANTPMELSGPARHQPLMKTAADPQGERVSGTMQNCANGYTPWGTYLTCEENWSDIFVKKAPRNALEKRYGISESDKSYRWSEVDPRFNVDKTPNEPNRFGWVVEIDPYNPTSTPRKHTALGRFKHEGAAVTLAADNRVVVYMGDDQKFEYIYKFISDKKYLPDDRQANMQLLESGTLYVARFNEDGSGDWLPLIYAENGLDESKGFESQGDLLIKTRLAADAAGATKMDRPEWIAVDPHKPGSIYCTLTNNTDRGKEGRAPADAANPRAHNQFGHIMHWREAQADPAAEHFTWDILVLAGRTDSDDPGVKGSMQGAAFGSPDGLSFDNRGVLWIQTDVSSSTINKKAYEGMGNNQMLATIPGSNEYRRFLTGPCGCEITGIAFTPDNRTLFINIQHPGESADSITDPDNPRAVSNWPDARPDGRPRSSTVVITKSDGGIIGS, from the coding sequence ATGAGCAGACCACATAAACCGGTGTTTAAAAAAGAGCACCGCGATGAGATAAGCAACCACAGCACCAACCCCGTGTTTTCTGACGTGGTAGATGCCGTTTTGTCCCGGCGCCACTTTTTACAAATGGGAATGATAGCGGGGGCTGGCGCAGCGTTTCCTTTTTTAATCCGGCCGGAAAATGCCCACGCAGCAGTGGCTAAGCCATCACCAGTGGCGCAAGCCGTGGCGCTGGGCTTCACCAGCATTCCCGTCTCTGCCGCAGACACCGTAACCGTGCCCCGGGGTTATATCGCCCGCCCCCTTTACCGCTGGGGCGATGCCGTGGGCATTCGCGATAATCTGCCTGAATTTAAATTCGACGCCAGCAACACGACCGACGAGCAGGCCGTACAGGCCGGTATGCATCATGACGGGATGGCCTGGTTTAGCCTGCCGCAAGGTGCTGATAACCCGACCCATGGCCTTCTGGCACTAAACCATGAGTACATTGATAACGGTATGCTGTTTAAAGACGGCACGGCCAGCTGGGATCTTGATAAAGCCCGTAAAGGGCAGAATGCGATGGGCGTCTCCGTTATTGAGGTGAAAAAAAGCACCGATGGCTGGCACGTGGTGCGCCCGTCCGCATTTGCCCGCCGTATTACCGCTAACACCCCAATGGAACTGAGTGGTCCGGCACGTCATCAGCCATTAATGAAAACCGCCGCCGATCCGCAAGGAGAAAGGGTGTCAGGCACCATGCAAAACTGTGCTAACGGCTATACCCCCTGGGGAACATACCTGACCTGTGAGGAAAACTGGTCCGATATTTTTGTTAAAAAAGCACCGCGCAATGCGCTGGAAAAGCGTTACGGCATCAGTGAGAGCGATAAATCTTACCGCTGGAGCGAGGTAGACCCGCGCTTTAACGTTGATAAAACCCCCAATGAACCGAACCGGTTCGGGTGGGTGGTGGAGATAGATCCGTACAATCCGACCTCCACACCGCGTAAACACACCGCATTAGGCCGCTTCAAACATGAAGGCGCCGCCGTGACACTGGCAGCGGATAATCGCGTGGTGGTCTATATGGGTGACGATCAGAAATTTGAATACATCTATAAATTCATTTCTGATAAAAAATATCTCCCCGACGATCGCCAGGCAAATATGCAGTTGCTGGAGTCAGGGACACTCTATGTGGCCAGGTTCAACGAAGACGGCTCCGGCGACTGGCTGCCGCTTATCTACGCCGAAAATGGCCTTGATGAAAGCAAAGGATTCGAAAGTCAGGGGGATTTACTGATTAAAACGCGCCTTGCCGCCGATGCAGCTGGCGCAACCAAAATGGATCGTCCTGAGTGGATAGCAGTAGATCCCCATAAGCCGGGCAGTATTTATTGCACCCTGACTAACAACACCGATCGCGGCAAAGAAGGCCGGGCCCCGGCAGACGCCGCCAACCCACGGGCCCACAACCAGTTCGGCCACATCATGCACTGGCGCGAAGCGCAGGCCGATCCCGCCGCAGAACACTTTACATGGGACATTCTGGTGCTGGCCGGGCGTACAGACAGTGACGATCCCGGCGTGAAAGGCTCCATGCAGGGGGCCGCATTCGGCAGCCCGGACGGGCTCTCTTTCGATAACCGGGGCGTACTGTGGATCCAGACCGACGTCTCCTCCAGCACCATAAACAAAAAAGCGTATGAAGGCATGGGAAACAACCAGATGCTCGCGACCATTCCCGGCAGCAATGAATATCGCCGTTTTCTGACCGGGCCCTGCGGCTGTGAAATTACCGGTATCGCCTTTACACCGGATAACCGCACCCTGTTTATCAATATCCAGCACCCGGGTGAAAGCGCCGACAGTATTACCGATCCGGATAATCCTCGTGCGGTCTCCAACTGGCCGGACGCCAGGCCAGATGGACGACCGCGCTCTTCAACGGTGGTTATCACCAAATCCGATGGCGGCATCATCGGTAGCTGA
- the drpB gene encoding cell division protein DrpB, translating to MDEKPTRDPGGRLALWLFYGFCLYSVWAMVRYFWVVSGADPAASGPGISELNSSTGIWLSALCGFMVLGGVCALLGGLAWYTRPRQR from the coding sequence ATGGACGAAAAACCAACGCGGGACCCGGGTGGGCGCCTGGCGCTGTGGCTATTTTATGGTTTTTGCCTCTACTCTGTATGGGCAATGGTACGTTATTTTTGGGTAGTCAGCGGGGCCGATCCCGCCGCCAGTGGTCCGGGGATCTCTGAACTGAACTCCTCTACGGGGATCTGGCTGAGTGCGCTGTGTGGCTTTATGGTCCTGGGCGGTGTCTGTGCGCTGCTGGGGGGGCTGGCCTGGTATACCCGGCCACGACAGCGTTAA
- a CDS encoding DNA cytosine methyltransferase, whose translation MPEVSTLKNQPLPDHHAAPDAARARDVLTRVLDIYRPVALLARMNAVGDRKWTRALLSRLLEQEDDSTLLTPREYRELAQLLPAPPAIHPNYRFRFVDLFAGIGGIRRGFEAIGGQCVFTSEWNKFAVRTYKANWYCGPEHHFNQDIRSLTLSNQPTVSEAQASAHIQQNMPDHDVLLAGFPCQPFSLAGVSKKNAMGRAHGFACKTQGTLFFDVARIIAAKQPAIFVLENVKNLKSHDGGNTFRIIMQTLDELGYEVADAEASGVADPKIVDGRHFLPQHRERIILVGFRRDLNLHPGFTLRDLPQFYPERRPTFGELLEPVVDAKYILTPTLWHYLYQYARKHQAKGNGFGYGLVDPANPASVARTLSARYFKDGAEILVDRGWDKTLGEQHFADPENQKRRPRRLTPRECARLMGFETPGGQPFRLPVSDTQAYRQLGNSVVVPAFAAVARLLESRILRAVAQRPAEQCADGCPQ comes from the coding sequence ATGCCCGAAGTCAGCACACTGAAAAATCAACCTCTGCCTGATCACCACGCCGCACCGGATGCCGCCCGGGCACGGGATGTGCTTACCCGGGTGCTGGATATCTACCGCCCGGTTGCGCTGCTGGCGCGGATGAACGCCGTTGGCGATCGCAAATGGACCCGCGCGCTGTTATCACGCCTTCTGGAGCAGGAGGACGACAGCACGCTGCTCACCCCCCGGGAGTACCGCGAGCTGGCACAACTGTTGCCCGCGCCGCCTGCCATACACCCCAACTACCGCTTCCGCTTTGTTGATTTATTTGCCGGTATCGGCGGTATTCGCCGTGGCTTTGAAGCGATCGGCGGGCAGTGTGTCTTTACCAGCGAGTGGAACAAATTCGCGGTGCGCACCTATAAAGCCAACTGGTACTGCGGGCCGGAGCACCATTTCAACCAGGATATCCGCAGCCTGACTCTGAGCAACCAGCCCACCGTCAGCGAGGCACAGGCGAGCGCGCATATTCAGCAGAATATGCCGGATCATGATGTGCTGCTGGCCGGCTTCCCGTGTCAGCCCTTTTCGCTGGCCGGGGTCTCCAAAAAGAATGCCATGGGGCGCGCCCACGGGTTTGCCTGCAAAACTCAGGGCACTCTGTTCTTTGACGTGGCGCGGATTATCGCGGCAAAACAACCGGCCATTTTTGTGCTGGAGAACGTGAAAAACCTCAAAAGCCACGACGGGGGCAACACATTTCGCATTATTATGCAGACCCTCGACGAGCTGGGCTATGAAGTGGCAGACGCAGAGGCCAGCGGCGTTGCGGATCCGAAAATTGTCGACGGCAGGCACTTTTTACCCCAGCACCGGGAGCGCATTATCCTGGTCGGATTCCGCCGGGATCTGAACCTGCATCCGGGCTTTACACTGCGCGATCTGCCGCAGTTTTACCCTGAGCGTCGCCCGACGTTCGGCGAGCTGCTGGAGCCGGTTGTCGATGCCAAATATATTCTGACCCCGACCCTGTGGCACTACCTCTACCAGTACGCCCGCAAGCACCAGGCAAAGGGCAACGGGTTTGGCTACGGGCTGGTGGATCCTGCCAACCCCGCAAGCGTGGCGCGCACCCTCTCTGCCCGTTACTTTAAAGACGGGGCGGAAATTCTGGTCGATCGCGGCTGGGATAAAACCCTGGGGGAGCAGCACTTTGCGGATCCGGAAAATCAGAAACGCCGCCCGCGCCGCCTTACCCCGCGCGAATGCGCCCGGCTGATGGGCTTTGAAACCCCCGGGGGGCAGCCGTTCCGCCTGCCGGTCTCTGATACCCAGGCGTATCGCCAGCTGGGAAACTCGGTGGTGGTGCCCGCCTTCGCGGCGGTGGCCCGGCTGCTGGAGAGCCGTATTTTGCGTGCGGTGGCGCAGCGCCCGGCAGAGCAATGTGCCGATGGATGTCCACAGTAA
- the mtfA gene encoding DgsA anti-repressor MtfA — translation MIKWPWKATSCTANPALPWEQALSIPLLSTLTTQETSRLITLATKFLRHKRLIPLQGLELTPLQRARIALLFALPVLELGIESLDGFHDVLIYPAPFLVDDEWQDDIGLVHTRRVVQSGQSWQQGPVVLNWLDIQDSFDASGFNLIIHEVAHKLDMRNGACASGIPQIPFSEVASWEHALHAAMDHIQDEIDQVGETGASIDAYAATDPAECFAVLSEYFFSAPTLFAPRFPVLWQHFCRFYGQDPLRRLQNDEDASCALH, via the coding sequence ATGATTAAGTGGCCCTGGAAAGCAACATCATGCACAGCAAACCCCGCCCTCCCCTGGGAACAGGCGCTCAGTATTCCATTACTCTCGACCCTGACAACGCAAGAGACCAGCCGCCTTATCACGCTGGCCACGAAGTTTTTGCGCCACAAGCGCCTGATCCCGCTTCAGGGTCTGGAACTAACACCACTCCAGCGCGCGCGCATTGCGCTGCTGTTCGCGCTGCCGGTTCTGGAGCTGGGTATTGAATCTCTCGATGGCTTCCATGACGTGCTGATCTACCCGGCCCCCTTCCTGGTGGATGACGAATGGCAGGACGATATCGGCCTGGTCCATACCCGCCGGGTAGTCCAGTCCGGGCAAAGCTGGCAGCAGGGGCCGGTGGTCCTGAACTGGCTCGATATTCAGGACTCGTTCGACGCCTCCGGTTTTAATCTGATAATCCATGAAGTGGCCCACAAGCTGGATATGCGCAATGGTGCCTGCGCCAGCGGTATTCCGCAGATCCCGTTTAGCGAGGTGGCCAGCTGGGAGCATGCGCTGCATGCCGCCATGGACCATATCCAGGATGAGATAGACCAGGTGGGCGAAACCGGCGCCAGTATAGATGCCTACGCCGCGACCGATCCGGCGGAATGTTTCGCCGTATTGTCGGAATACTTCTTCAGCGCCCCCACCCTGTTTGCCCCGCGCTTCCCGGTGCTCTGGCAGCACTTCTGCCGTTTTTATGGTCAGGACCCGCTCCGGCGCCTGCAAAATGATGAAGATGCATCCTGTGCGCTGCATTAA
- a CDS encoding AMP nucleosidase, producing the protein MSPTALTPVQALDRLDALYTASVTALREAIAKFIKEGTLPDDQARAGGLFVYPRLKVSWDGNAVRHKKTRAFGRFTHPGCYTTTITNPALFRAYLLEQLTLLVNDYGARIEVEPSEHEIPYPYVIDGSSLSLDRSMSAGLTRHFPTTELSQIGDETADGLFHPTESYPLSHFDARRVDFSLARLKHYSGTPAEHFQPFVLFTNYTRYVDEFVSWGCSQILDPDSPYIALSCAGGHWITADTEAPERTINDLAWKKHQMPAWHLITEDGQGITLINIGVGPSNAKTICDHLAVLRPDVWLMIGHCGGLRESQDIGDYVLAHAYLRDDHVLDAVLPPDIPIPSIAEVQRALYDATKLVSGMPGEEVKQRLRTGTVVTTDDRNWELRYSASALRFNLSRAVAIDMESATIAAQGYRFRVPYGTLLCVSDKPLHGEIKLPGQANRFYEGAISEHLQIGIRAIDLLRAEGERLHSRKLRTFNEPPFR; encoded by the coding sequence ATGAGCCCTACTGCGCTGACACCGGTCCAGGCACTGGACCGACTTGACGCCCTGTACACCGCATCGGTTACGGCATTGCGTGAGGCAATCGCCAAATTTATCAAAGAGGGAACCCTGCCAGACGACCAGGCCCGGGCCGGTGGGTTGTTCGTTTACCCGCGCCTTAAAGTCAGCTGGGATGGCAATGCGGTGCGCCACAAAAAGACCCGGGCCTTTGGCCGCTTTACCCACCCGGGGTGCTATACCACCACCATCACCAACCCTGCCCTGTTCCGGGCCTATTTGCTTGAGCAGCTCACCCTGCTGGTGAATGACTATGGTGCCCGTATTGAGGTTGAACCCTCAGAGCACGAAATTCCCTACCCTTATGTGATTGACGGCTCCAGCTTATCGCTTGATCGTTCCATGAGCGCCGGGCTGACGCGCCATTTCCCGACAACGGAACTCTCACAAATTGGTGATGAAACCGCAGACGGCCTGTTCCACCCGACAGAAAGCTACCCGCTTTCCCACTTTGATGCCCGGCGGGTGGATTTCTCCCTCGCCCGCCTGAAACACTACAGCGGCACCCCGGCGGAGCATTTTCAGCCCTTTGTGCTGTTTACCAACTACACCCGCTACGTGGATGAGTTTGTCAGCTGGGGGTGCAGCCAGATCCTCGATCCCGACAGCCCGTATATTGCGCTGTCCTGCGCCGGTGGCCACTGGATCACCGCAGATACCGAAGCGCCGGAGCGCACCATTAACGATCTGGCCTGGAAGAAACACCAGATGCCCGCCTGGCACCTGATTACGGAAGATGGCCAGGGCATCACGCTGATTAATATTGGCGTGGGCCCGTCGAATGCGAAAACCATTTGTGACCATCTGGCGGTACTGCGCCCGGATGTCTGGCTGATGATAGGCCACTGCGGCGGGCTGCGTGAAAGCCAGGATATCGGCGACTATGTGCTGGCGCACGCCTATCTGCGCGATGATCACGTGCTGGATGCGGTGCTGCCGCCGGATATTCCGATCCCGAGCATTGCCGAAGTGCAGCGCGCGCTGTACGACGCCACAAAACTGGTCAGCGGTATGCCCGGGGAGGAGGTAAAACAGCGGCTGCGTACCGGCACTGTGGTCACCACCGATGACCGGAACTGGGAGCTGCGCTATTCGGCCTCTGCCCTGCGTTTTAACCTGAGCCGGGCAGTCGCGATTGATATGGAAAGCGCCACCATTGCCGCCCAGGGATATCGCTTCCGGGTGCCTTACGGCACGCTGCTGTGCGTCTCTGATAAGCCGCTGCACGGCGAAATAAAACTGCCCGGTCAGGCCAATCGTTTCTATGAAGGGGCGATTTCTGAGCATTTGCAGATAGGTATCCGGGCCATCGATCTGCTGCGCGCCGAAGGAGAGCGCCTGCACTCACGCAAACTACGCACCTTTAACGAGCCCCCCTTCCGCTGA